In Deltaproteobacteria bacterium, the genomic window AAAAAGCTCCGTGAAACATTCTCCGCACGTAGCGATATCCGGTGTAATGAGGACTTTCCCCGGTCCATCGGCTTCGCTTTCAACGATCCGGAATACCGTATCGTTTCTAATTTCCACCTCTTCGCAGGAAATTTTAGAAACATCGGCAAGAGGAGGGAGTTCTTCGTTAACGCCTGATATAAAGGAAGTGATGGACTCTGCGGGACCTTCTACCTCGACGACGACCCCATCCGGGCGGTTCTGAACAAAACCCGATAGCGAGTGTCTTATTGCGATACGATAGATAAAGGGACGAAAGCCCACCCCCTGGACAACTCCGGAGAAATGGCAGCGTACCCTCTTCATTACGTCACTTTTTATGTTTCATACCCCCCTAATTATAAATAGATCCGCCCCCATTTAGTTGAAAAAAGATTCCAGGATTCAAGGATTCAAGTGATCGAGGATTTTTTCTAAGCATTTCACTCGAACCCTCAAATCCTTAACCCCTTGACTCCTAAAAATGACAGCAACTTTTTCAGATATGAATCGCATAAATACACTTTCTCTGAGGGGAAAAAAGGTTTCATGAATCAAGATGGTGCTTATAATAAGCCGCACAGGTACCCTCTGAAGAGACCATGCAGGGGCCTATGGGATTGGCAGGGGTGCACGTCTTTCTGAACAAGGGACACTGGTCGGGAAGTCTGATCCCCTTAAGGATTTCCCCACACCCGCAACCCTTGATTTCTTCTGAGTGGATCGGGGGAATATCGAATTTCTCAAGTGCATCAAATACCTTATATTCATCCCTCAGGGTAAGACCGCTCGCAGGTATTTTACCGAGCCCCCTCCATTCTGCATTTCCTGTCCGGAAGACCTTATACATAACTTCACGCGCACGGGGATTCCCCTCCGGCTTAACTCCCCTTACGTACTGTATGGCAACCTCTTTTCTTCCATCTGCGATCTGGCCGAGGATCATCAGAATTCCCTCTAGTATATCAACAGGTTCAAAACCTGTTATTACGGCAGCCCTTCCTGCTTCCGGGATTATGGCATATGGATCGGCGCCGATGATGGTACTTACATGTCCCGGACAGATGAAACCGTCAATATTAAGAGAGGGGTCCTCGATGAGGGCCTTGACGGCAGGAGGCACAATCTTATGCACAGAGAAAACGGAGAAGTTTTTAATCTCCTTTTCCCGGCACAGATCGATGACCGAGGCTACCGTGGGAGCGGTTGTTTCAAAACCGATTCCCATCATGATCACTTCCTTTGCCCTGCTTCCTTCCGCAAGATCGATACAATCGGCGGCTGATGACACCACCCGGACGTCCGCTCCCGCCGCCCTCGATTTTTGCAGGCTTGCGCCGTTTGTACCCGGCACCCTGAGCATATCACCGAAAGTGGCGAAGATCGCACTCTTCAATCCGGCCAGATAGAGGGCCTTATCGACATCATGGATTGACGTGACGCAGACCGGGCAGCCGGGTCCCGAAACGAGCCTGATATTGGCCGGTAACAGTTTCTTGATCCCGAAGCGGCCGATTACATGGGTATGAGTTCCGCAGATCTCCATTAATGTTATACTTTTATCTATTTTCACTGCACGTTTTTCTATGGCGGTTATAAGGCCGCTGACAAGTGACCGGTCTCTGTATTCATCAATATATTTCATTTCACGCTCTCATCTAAATTAGTTCTTTTAAAGGCACCTCTGATTTGAACAGAAACATCTCATGGGAATCAGGTGAGGCTTAACCATAACTCTTTTTTAATCGCCCTTGATATCCAGATATCCCAGGGATGTCTTCCAGAAGGACAGGTCATACTTCGTTTTTTCGTACATCCTGGCATTTATGATCGCAACTCCGGCCATTTCTGCTAACGCGGAGAGAAAGGCCACTTCATCACGGGAGTACTGTCTCATCTCATGGGAGTAGAGCCGCACAATTCCGATCACACGCTTCGTTGCGATGATCGGAAGCGATAGTATGGAAACGATTCCCTCCTGGGCTTTTTCAGGTAGGTACTCGATCCGCGGATCGGTTGTCGCATCACGGATCAAGACAGGGGCGCCTTCCAACGTCTCGCGGATACTTTTGTCCATATGGATCGGACCCTTTTTCAGGTAACGCTCACTCAGCCCCCTCGATGCGATCAATTCAAGTTCCCGCGTTGTCTCGTTAACGAGGCGGAGCGAGCAGGCATTCACTTTCATGATCGCAACGACCTTTTCGATCACCAGGTCTATCACCTGTCGGGAGTCCAGGGTGGATAGGATAACCCCTGTGATTTCATGGAGCACCCTGAAATATTCCAGGTTCTTGGATGGATCGATCGGTTTTACGTCAAATGACTTAAATCTTTGCTTCAGCCTTTTGGGCTCCTCCGGGAGTTCAATACCGACTTTATTAAAAAGGGAAGACAGCTTGATGCCTTCGTCTTCATAGATTTTTGCATTAGCAATGGCCAAGCCGCCCATTTCGCCCAGGGCGGAGACAAACTCAATCTCCTCGTCGCTGAAGTCCCGGGGCTCCCCTGAATAAAGCCTGAGAACTCCGATGACCTTATCTTTGGCGACTACCGGAACGGAGAGAACGGTATCGATACCCTCTTCCTTCTTTGCGGTCTTATACTGAATTCTTGGATCATTGAAAGCGTTCTTGATAACCACAACCTTTCCCTCCAGTACTTCCGGGATGCTTTGGTCGGAACTCAATGGCCCTTTATTCAGATACTTTTTACTAAGTTTTTGTGAGGCCACCAATTCCAGGCGGTTAGTCTTTTCATTTACGAGTCTCAGGCTTCCCGCCGTGGCGCCCAGCGCGCTGACCGTTTTTTTGACCAGGATTTTGAGAATATCCTTCAGCGACAGGGAGGAGAATATCGCTTGACTCACATCGAAGAAGGTTCGGAAATATTCAATAGTTTTATCTTCTTTCATCATCGGACTTCTCCTGAGAGGATGTTGCGCAAAACCTTGCTTAGTTTTTCGATACACACCTATCTTGCGTCTTTCTTGAAGATGAACTTAAATTTATCGCCAATCCATTCGCCTTCATGTCTCGAACCTTCCGGGAGGGTTAATATTCCCTTGCCATGATACTTATCTTCCTTCCACTCCCCTTCATACTTGGAACCGTCCGAGAATGTCAAAATCCCCTTCCCGTGGAACATATCGTTTTCCCATGCACCTTCATATTTTTTACCGTCCGGGAGGTTTAAAATCCCCTTCCCGCTTTTGCTGCCATCCTTCCATTGTCCGGTATATTTACTTCCATCCGGCAGGCTTGATGTCCCCTTTCCCTCGATATTCCCTTCCTTCCACTCTCCTTCATATCGACTGTTATCAAAAAGGGCCATTATCCCCTGGCCAAAGGGAAGATCGTTTTCCCAGTCACCCGTATAATTACTCCCATCAGGCCATGTGAAGGTTCCTTTTCCGTGAAAACGACCTTCTTTAAACTGACAATCACACCTGCTCCCGTCGGGATGGGCATAGATTCCCTTACCGTTATAGGAGTCATCCTTCCATTCAAATTCAACTTTTCCCTTCTCGGATATTTTTTTTACCAGCTTTTTCAACTTCCTGCCCCCGTCCCAGACATGAAAAATCGCACTATCCAACAAACTTACCATTTTTGAACTGGCCGACATATTTTCTGCCGTCCTGTAACGTCATTGTCCCCTGGCCGTGAGGGAGACCATTTTCCAGTTCACCCTCGTATCTTCTCCCGTCAGTCAGAGTCAATATCCCTCGACCATGATACTTGTTATTTATAAACTCACCTTCATATCGGTCGCCCTTGGGATATGACAGAACCCCCCTGCCATTTGACAGATTATTTTTAAACTCACCAATATACTTTGTACCATCGGCCAAGACTAAAATCCCCTGACCTTCATACTTACCCTGCCTAAATTGACCTTCATATTTTTTCCCGTCTGGAAAAACTTCAACACCATGGCCTTCGTATAAATTATTTTCCCATGTGCCCGTATACTTTCGCCCGTTGGGCATGGTGAGGATTCCTTCACCTTCTCTTACATCATTTTTCCATTGACCCATGTAAACGGAACCGTCGGAGAGGGTCAAGACACCCTGACCTTTCCTCTCACCGTTTTTCCACTCACCTAAATACTGTCCACCATCAGAAAATGTCATGGTTCCCTGGCCGTGAGGAAGATCATCCTTCAGTTCACCACTATAACTTCGACCGTCAGAATACGTTATGGACCATTGTCCGCGAGAAACAGCTTTTTTCATTTCGGCAGATACGGGTCCCTGATCACCGGGAAATTTTCCTCTTCTTTTCGCTTCTGAATCTTCCGTAAGCCCGGTCGCTTCTTCCGCCGCTTCTCCTGTCGTTGCCTCTTCCGACAACAATGATTCTAATTCAGCCCTTGCCTTGACCCCTGCCTCCGCCAACCGCGCCTCTAATTCAGCTCTCGCCCTTGCTACCGCCTCCGCCTTGACTTTTGCTTGGGCCTCCGCCTTTTTTCTGGCTTCAGATTCCTCTCGTGCTTTTCTTTCAGCCTCCTCCCGTGCCTCTACTTCGGCCCTTAACTTCACTTCCGTCTCCGCCCTGACTCTCGCCTCTGCTTCCTCTTTTGCCTTCAACGCTGCCGCCAATCGGGCTGCCTCTTCCTCTTTAGCTTTAGCTTCCATTTCTACCTTGAGTCTGGCTTCTTCTTCCGCTCTAATCCTTGTTTCCGCTTCCTCCCGTGCTCTCCTTTCGGCTTCCTCTCTTGCTTTTGTCTCTTTCGCCAAGAGTGCCTCTAATTCAGCCCTCGCTTCTGCCTCTGCCTTAGCTTTCGTTTCTGCTTCCTCTTTCGCCTTTACCTCTGCCGCCAATCGGGCGGCCTCCTCCCTTGCCTTCGCCTTTGCTTCCATCTCCGCCCTGGCTTTCGCTTCTGCTTTGGCCGTCGCTTCCGCATCCGCCTTCTTTCGGGCCTCGGTTTCCTCACGTGCTCTTCTTTCAGCCTCTTGTCGTGCCGTTGCCTCTTCTGCCAATCGGGCCTCTACTTCGGCCCTCGCCTTCGCTTCCATCTCCGCTCTGGCTTTCGCTTCTTCTTTTGCCTTCATCTCTGCCGCCTTGGCCTTCGCTTCTGCTTCTTCTCTTGCCTTAACCTCCTCCCTCAATCGGGCTACTTCTTCAGCCTTGTTTTTAGCTTCTTCTTCAGCTTTTTTTCGGGCCTCCGCTTCCTCCCGTGCTCTTTTTTCAGCCTCTTGCCGTGCCTTTGCCTCTTCTGCCAGCCGTGCTTCTAATTCAGCCCTCGCTTCCGCCTCTTCCTTGGCTTTTGCTTCTGCTTCTGCCTTTGCCTTAACCTCTTCAGCTAATCGGGCGGCTTCTTTTGCCTTCATCTCTGCCGCCAATCGGGCCTCTTCTGCCGCCTTAGCTCTGGCTTCCTTCTCTGCCTTGAGCCTGGCTTCTTCTTCCGATCTGGCTCTTGCTTCGGCTTCCGCCTTGGTCTTCGCTTCTGCTTCTGCCTTTTTTCGGGCCTCCGCTTCCTCCCGTGCTCTTTTTTCAGCCTCTTGCCGTGCCTTTGCCTCTTCTGCCAGCCGTGCCTCTAATTCAGCCCTCGCTTCCGCCTCTTCCTTGGATTTTGCTTCTGCTTCTTCTCTTGCTTTTAACTCTTCTACCAATCGGGCCTCTACTTCGGCCCTTGCATTCGCCTCTGCCTCCGCCTTGGCTTTTACTTCTGCTTCTACCTTTTTCCTTGCTTCCGCTTCCTCCCATGCTTTCCTTTCAGCCTCTTGCCGTGCCTTTGCCTCTTCTGCCAGCCGTGCTTCTAATTCAGCCCTCGCTTCTGCTTCTTCTCGTGCTTTTAACTCCGCCGCCAATCGGGCTGCATCTTCAGCCTTGATCTTGGCTTCCTCTTCTGCTTTTTTTCTTTCTTCCGCTTCCTCCCTCGCTCTCTTTCCAGCCTCTTCTTTTGCCTTTGCCTCTTCTACCAACCGTGCTTCTTCAGCCTTCGCA contains:
- a CDS encoding GAF domain-containing protein; its protein translation is MMKEDKTIEYFRTFFDVSQAIFSSLSLKDILKILVKKTVSALGATAGSLRLVNEKTNRLELVASQKLSKKYLNKGPLSSDQSIPEVLEGKVVVIKNAFNDPRIQYKTAKKEEGIDTVLSVPVVAKDKVIGVLRLYSGEPRDFSDEEIEFVSALGEMGGLAIANAKIYEDEGIKLSSLFNKVGIELPEEPKRLKQRFKSFDVKPIDPSKNLEYFRVLHEITGVILSTLDSRQVIDLVIEKVVAIMKVNACSLRLVNETTRELELIASRGLSERYLKKGPIHMDKSIRETLEGAPVLIRDATTDPRIEYLPEKAQEGIVSILSLPIIATKRVIGIVRLYSHEMRQYSRDEVAFLSALAEMAGVAIINARMYEKTKYDLSFWKTSLGYLDIKGD
- a CDS encoding molecular chaperone Tir is translated as MSASSKMVSLLDSAIFHVWDGGRKLKKLVKKISEKGKVEFEWKDDSYNGKGIYAHPDGSRCDCQFKEGRFHGKGTFTWPDGSNYTGDWENDLPFGQGIMALFDNSRYEGEWKEGNIEGKGTSSLPDGSKYTGQWKDGSKSGKGILNLPDGKKYEGAWENDMFHGKGILTFSDGSKYEGEWKEDKYHGKGILTLPEGSRHEGEWIGDKFKFIFKKDAR
- the hypD gene encoding hydrogenase formation protein HypD; the protein is MKYIDEYRDRSLVSGLITAIEKRAVKIDKSITLMEICGTHTHVIGRFGIKKLLPANIRLVSGPGCPVCVTSIHDVDKALYLAGLKSAIFATFGDMLRVPGTNGASLQKSRAAGADVRVVSSAADCIDLAEGSRAKEVIMMGIGFETTAPTVASVIDLCREKEIKNFSVFSVHKIVPPAVKALIEDPSLNIDGFICPGHVSTIIGADPYAIIPEAGRAAVITGFEPVDILEGILMILGQIADGRKEVAIQYVRGVKPEGNPRAREVMYKVFRTGNAEWRGLGKIPASGLTLRDEYKVFDALEKFDIPPIHSEEIKGCGCGEILKGIRLPDQCPLFRKTCTPANPIGPCMVSSEGTCAAYYKHHLDS